The sequence below is a genomic window from Ignavibacteriales bacterium.
TTACTTTGCAGTTTGCTACTCAGTTTGGATCAGAATCGATAAAGAATGAATTTGCTATTGATGAGTACATGTCCATTATTATAAGTGTTATGCTTGCAGCAGGATTAGTATTTGAACTCCCCATGATTTCATTTTTCTTATCAAAACTTGGTATTCTTAAACCAAGTTTTATGAAAAAATATAGAAGACATTCGATAGTAATAATTATGATACTCGCTGCATTTCTAACTCCTGGTGCTGATCCGGTTTCACAACTTGTCTTAGCCGTTCCGTTGGTGGTTTTGTATGAGATAAGTATTATAATTTCAAAAATATCGCAGAAAAAATCTTGAGTAAACTTTCACTAAAAGAAATAAGCCATCCAATTAAATCTGAGATAGATCGTTTTGATGATATATTTAAAGCAGCATTGCGTTCAAATGTTGGATTGGTCGATCTTGTTGCGCGGTATATTATTCGCCAAAAAGGCAAAAAGATACGTCCACTTTTAGTTTTGTTGTCTGCAAAAATATCAGGAGGAGTTACTGAAAGAACTTATCGTGGTGCAACTTTAGTAGAACTTTTACATACCGCTACTTTAATTCACGATGATGTTGTTGATGATGCTGATAAGAGAAGGGGAATGTGGTCTATAAACGCTTTGTTTAAAAATAAAGTTGCTGTTCTGATGGGTGATTATTTGTTATCTCGTGGACTTATGATTTCTGTGGATGGAAAAGATTATGATTTTCTTGGTGTTACAACTAATGCTGTAAAGAGAATGTCTGAAGGTGAACTTCTTCAGATTCAAAAAACAAGAAAATTAGACATTGATGAAGAAACTTATTTTAAAGTAATTTCTGATAAAACAGCCTCACTTTTAGAAACCTGCTGCGCAATTGGCGCAATGAGCACAACTGAAAATAAAGAACAAATTGAAGCAATGAGAAATTTTGGTCATTCACTTGGAATGTCTTTTCAAATTCGTGATGATATTCTTGATTACGAAGGTAAATCAAATCTGATTGGTAAACCTGTTGGCGGTGATATTAAAGAAAAGAAAATTACTTTGCCGCTTATTTATTCCCTAAATAATGTTTCAAAAACTGAAGCTTCAAGAATCAGAAAATTATTGAAGAATGGAAATGATAATCTAAAAGTAAAAGAAATAATGAAGTTTGTTAAAGATAATAATGGAATTGAGTACGCCCTTAAAGTTGCGCAAAAATATTCTGATCAGGCGAAAAACGCATTAAATATATTTCCGGATTCAGAAACAAAAATTTCAATGCAGGTTCTAGTTGATTTTGTAACATCGAGAAAAAACTAGACTAACTTTTTTTAGTCCCTTCCTTATAATCAAAACCTTTTATCGGTTCACGTAAAGTTAGAACAGGGCAAGGAGCTTTTCTTACAACTTTTTCTGCTGTACTCCCAAACAAAATATGTTCAACTCCACTATGCCCGTGTGTTGCAATAATTATCAGATCAACATTTTCTTCTTTGGCCGTTTCGATTATCTCTACAAAAGGTTTACCTGTTTTGAGTATAGTCTTAACCTTATTTGGTCCTGTAATTTCGTTCTTAGCAAGTTTATCCAACTCTTCTTTTGCACGATTATCCCAATCAGTATTTATAGAAGGCATTGCAATTTGTCCCATACTAAAATCAGGTGGATAGATTATCGGTTCAACAACATACACCAGAATTACTTCTGCATTAAAAGATTTTGCAAAATTTACAGCATACTTTAATGCGCTTTTTGAGTAATCAGAAAAATCGATTGGTACAAGTACTTTATTAATTGTTGTTTCCATCTTGCTTTCCTTTCTTATCCGTTAAACTAAACTTAATATCAAAATAATCTTCATTTAATTTTCTTAATCGCAACGCAATAACCGTTGATATACCTGTTAAAATCTTAATACCTTTTCTTGGATATTTTTCAATAAACTCATCAAGATCCGGTTTAAATATTACAGAAACCTTGCTCGGTATTTTTGCGATAGCAGAAGCTGATCTTTTTTCACCATCAACCAATGCTAACTCGCCAAAAAAATCTCCTTTGGAAAAAGTAGCTAAAACTTTTTTGTCATTATCGTCTATTTCTCTTTCAATCTCAACTTCACCTTCTCTTATAATATATAATCCAATTCCCGGATCGCCTTGATTAAAGATCATCTCTCCTGTTACAAAAGTTCTATTATGCATTATACTTATCAAAGATGATAAATCTCTTTTTGTTAAATCCTTAAAGAGGGGGATTGATTTCAGTGAATTTTTTAAATCAGTTTCTTCAGTGGGTGAATTAAAAAAATTAACCCAAAAACTGCTATGAGCTGTTTTTTCTTTTTCCATTATATCCTCTAATTAAATAAACCAGATTCTGCAACGCGCCAAAGTTTTTGGCATGGAAATCTGTTTTCGTAAAATGCTGTTCCAATTATTACAGAATCAACTCCAATTGCTAGTAACAGTTGCAAATCCAATAGTTCGTCTTTATTTCTCACTCCACCTGAGTGTGTAACTTTAATTTTACTATGTTCCGCAATCTCTTTTGATAGTGCAATATTAGGGCCTTGCATAACACCGTTACGGCTAACATCTGTAACAATACACCTATCAATTCCAAGATCGACCATTTCTTTTGTAAAAGATAAATAATTAAAACCTGATTTCTTCTGTCGTCCGCGAGTTACTAATTCGCCGTTTAATATATCGATTGAAAGAACAATTTTAGTTGGACCAAATTTATCAAATAGTTTTAAAAATTCTGTTCGATTTTCTAATGCCATTGTATTGATAGCGATTCTGTGAACACCCAAATCAAAAACTGCTTCAGCATCTTCAATGCTACGTATTCCTCCAGCAAATTCTATTGGAATTATTACAGAACTGCAAAGGTTTTTAATTATATCGTGGTTTACTTTTGAATGATCAAATGCACCGTTAAAATCTACAACGTGTAACATCTTTGCATTTTCTGCACGCCAAATCATTGCCATTTCAACTGGATCATCACCGTATTCTTTGCAATCAAGTTCAGGGATTCCCTGAACAACTCTTACAGTCTTACGGTTGTGAATATCAATAGAAGGAATTACTAATAGATGTTTTTTTATTGCGCTCATTTTGTGTCTATTGAGAGATGACTTCTTTTAAAATAATGTTATCTATTTTATAGTTAATAAACATTAACCTGTTAAAAAATAACTAAATAGAGCGAGAAAGTAAAAGATGTAATAAAACGAAAACTCTTTAATTATTTTACTCATCCACCTTCCACTCGCCATTATCTTTAATTGCGTATCTGCCGATAATCATTTTTTGTATTTCGTTTGTTCCTTCAAATATTTTTAGAATGCGTGCATCGCGGTAATATCTTTCTAAGGGCAGTTCACGACTAAATCCCATTCCGCCGTGAATTTGCACAGCTTTATCCGCAATCTCAGTCATAGATTCTGAGCAAAATAGTTTAACAATTGCAGCTTCGTTTGCAATATCTTTTTTAAGATCGTAATTATTTGCAGTACGGTAAACAATGCTTTCCATTGGATAAATTTTTGCTGAAATTTCTGCAAGCATAAACTGTACTGCCTGAAATTTTGAAATAGCTGATCCAAATTGTTTACGTTGTTTAGCAAAGACAGTGGAAAGCTCAAGCAATTCTTTTGAAGCACCAAGACATCCTGCTCCAAGTCCAATTCTTCCGGCATCAAGAGTTTTCATCGCAATCAAAAAACCTTTTCCATCCAGCCCGAGTAAGTTTTCTTTTGGAACTTCAACATTTTCAAAAGTTATTGTGTTTGTTACGCTGCCTCTAATTCCAAGTTTCTTTTCTTTCAATCCAATGATAATCCCTGGAGTATCAGCATCGACAACAAACCCGCTTATTCCTTTATCAGTTCTTGCAAAAACAGAAAATACATTTGCAATTCCTGCATTTGTAATCCAAACTTTACTTCCGTTAATAATCCATTTATCTCCTTTAAGTTCTGCTTTAGTTGAAAGATTAAAAGTATCGGAACCGGCACCGGGTTCTGTAAGCACAAATGCAGCTATTTTTTCACCAGAAGTAAGTTGGGGAAGATATTTTCTTTTTATTTCTTCAGATCCACCAATATAAATTGCATTAGTACCAATTGATTGATGCGCACCAATAAATGTTGCTGTTGAGTTACACGCTCTTGTCATTTCTTCCTGTAAAAGACAATAACCAAATTCACCAAAACCGCCGCCGCCATATTTTTCAGGAAAAGCAATGCCAAGAAAACCCATTTCTGCAATCTTTTTAATCAGATGGTTTGGAATTTCTTCATCTTCATCAATTTTTTGGGCAAGGGGTCTAACTTCTCCATCAACAAACTCCTTCACTAATCCTTTTAACATTTTCTGGTCATCTGTTAAATTAAAGTCCATTTAATCCTCTAAAGCTTAAATTTCTAATAAATCTTATTTGCCAAATGTGAAAATAAGTTAAAAATCAAACAATATTTAGCCTAAAATTATATTTATGCAAAATCTTTAAAAATATTGACTTTTCTAACATAATTGCTCATATTTCAAATCGATGAACAAAGATTTTAGGCTAAAAACGAAAGAAGGGGATTTTCTTAACATAAGTGTATATGGTATTGAAAATATTAAATCATCACCATGCTTAATTTTTGTTCATGGATTTAAGGGTTTTAAGGATTGGGGTTTCTTTCCATACGCTGCAAAACGCTTTGCAGACAAAGGTTTTTTTGTTCTTTCTTTTAATTTTTCGCATAATGGTGTTGATCACCACGGTTTTGATTTTAATTGTTTAGATAAATTTGCGAAAAACACTGTATCTCTTGAAGTATCAGAACTTGTTCAGGTAATTAAAGCTTATCATAAAGGTTTTTTTGCTAAAAATATTTTTGGTAAAGTAGGTTTGATTGGGCACAGTCGTGGTGGCGGAGTTGTGCTTTTAAGCAGTTTGATTGATGAGGTTGATGCTTATGTTGTTTGGTCATCTGTTGCAAAATTTGATAGATATACTGAGCGACAAAAAAAAGAATGGAGTAAGGCTGGATTTTATGAAGCTTTGAATTCAAGAACAAATCAAATGATGCGAATGAATGTCGATTTACTTGAAGATATTGAAAAAAATAAAAATAGTTCATTAAGTATTGAAAATGCTGTTAAAGATTTGCACAAACCTTTGTTAATTGTTCATGGTGAGCAGGACTTAACAGTTCCGTTTGAGGAAGGTGAACAAATTTTTAATTGGAGTGATAAATCAATATCAAAATTTGAGTTGATAACTGCAGCAGGGCATACATTTGATATTGTTCATCCTTTTGCAGGAAGTAACAATAAATTTGATATGGTGGTTTCTAAAACACAAGATTTTTTAGATAAAGCATTTACTTTTAATTGATTTTAATAAATAGCGTTATATGCAGTTAAAGAATATCATTTTTATTATAGTTTTTTTAGCAACATTTGGATTTTTTGCTTATAGCGTAAATAATCTAATAAAATATCTTAAAGTTGCTAAAAAGAAGGATGATAGATTTGATAATGTTCCTGCAAGATTAAAACGGGTTTGGAATATTGCATTTGCACAAACCAAATTGTTGCGCGATCCTGTTGCAGGCACACTGCACTTTTTGATTTTTTGGGGATTTGTTCTTTTTATTTTTGCGGTTTTAGAAACAATTATTCAAGGATTTTATTCACAGTTTTCACTTTCGATACTCGGTCCTGTTTATGCTCTAATAACTGTCGTACAAGATTTATTTGGTTTATTAGTAATCCTTTCAATTATATTTTCTCTTTATAGAAGATTTATACTAAAAATACCAAGATTAGATGTCGACAAACACGGAAAATTTGATGCAGCATTCATTCTGCTTTTAATTATGTTTATTGTTGTTGCGATGTATGGACAAAACGCCGCCGGAATTGCAAATAATGGAATGAGTTATCATGCATCAGAATTAAGACCTGTTTCAGCATTTATAAGTGGATTGTTTTTTTCCGGGCAAACTTCAACAACAGTTTTGCTTTATGAGTTTTTCTGGTGGATGCATATAATTTTGATTTTTGCGTTCTTAAATTATTTACCATACTCAAAACATTTACACGTTTTAAGTTCAATACCAAATGTGTTCTTTGCAAATTTGGATCCTGTTAGAAATACAATTAAAAAGCTAAATCTTGATGATGAAAATGCTGATACTTTTGGTGTTGCTGATATTGACCAATTTAGCTGGAAACAAATATTAGACGGGTATTCTTGCACAGAATGTGGTAGATGTACATCAGTTTGTCCGGCAAACACAGTTGGAAAATTATTATCGCCAAGAGAAATTATTGTTGATATCAGAAAACGAACTTTAGATAAAGCTCCATTTCTTGTTGAAGGTAAAACAGAGGGTGAGCTTTTCGAAAAAACACTAGTTCATAATTACATACCTGATTCTGTTCTTTGGGAATGTACAACTTGTATGGCTTGCGTTCAGGAATGTCCTGTAATGATTGAACATGTTGATTCAATTGTTGATATGAGAAGAAATTTAGTTTTAACGGAATCTGAATTTCCGGCAGGATTAAATCCTGTTTTTAAAAGTTTGGAAACTAACTTCAGTCCTTGGGCGTTTAATCCTGCAGATAGAGCAGAATGGGCTGAAGGAATGAACATCAAATCAATGGCAGATGATAAAGATGGCGAGATTTTATTTTGGGTTGGATGTGCAGGTTCTTTTGATGATAGATATAAAAAAGTATCAAAGGCATTTGCAACGATAATGCAAAAGGCTGGTGTTAATTTTAGAATTCTAGGAACCGAAGAAAAATGCAACGGCGATACAGCGAGAAGACTAGGAAATGAATATCTTGCACAGATGATGATGCAGGAAAATGTTGAAGTTCTAAATAACTATGGAGTTAAAAAGATTGTTACTGCTTGTCCACATTGTTTTCACTCATTAAAAAATGAGTACCCGCAATTCGGTGGTAATTTTGAAGTAAAACATCATACACAATTTATTGAAGAATTATTGTCTGATGGAAAAATTCAACTAAAGAAAGAGACTGAAAAACATAAAGTTACTTATCACGATTCCTGTTATCTTGGCAGGTATAATGAAGTTTATGATTCACCAAGAAAATCTTTAACTGAAGTTGCGGGAATAGATTTAGTTGAAATGGAACGCAACAAGAGTCGTGGTTTCTGCTGTGGTGCCGGCGGCGGAAGAATGTTTTTAGAAGACGAATCCGGCGGAAGAATAAACGAAGAACGCGCAAAAGAAGCATTAAGTACAAACGCTGATACAATCGCATCAGCCTGTCCGTTTTGTATGACTATGATGACGGACGGAGTAAAACATTTTGAAAAATCGGAAGAGGTTGCAGTAAAAGATATTGCAGAAATAATACTGGAAAACATTAATTAATTCATTCACACATTCATAGGAGGTTCTCATGGAAAAATTCGATCAACTAGTTCAATTCGTTCAAAGTTTGGAAGGTGATTTCCAAAAATTTTATGTGAAAGAACAAGCTGCTGCAGGTACACGTGTGCGCAAAGGCCTAAGCGATCTCAGAAAATTATGTCAGGAAATCAGAAATGACGTTCAAGACGTTAAAGCTGCAAGAAAAGCTCCTAAAGCATAGGAGCATTCTTTAGCAAAACTTAAAAAGGCTGGGTTAGTGATAGCCCAGCCTTATTTTGTATAATATGAAAATCGTAATAATTACATTCTCAATTTTATCCTTTTTTATTTTTAATTCTCCTTCATCTTTTAGATTTGAAGAGAGTAAGAGAACTATAATTTCTCAAGATAGTTCTGTTACTATCAGCATTTCTGTTATTGGAGATTTGATGTGTCATTCTCCGCAGTTTCAATACGCTCAAGTTGAAAAGGATAGTTTTGATTTTTCACCCGTTTACAGAAACGTAAAAAAATATTTATCCGCTTCTGATTTAACTTTTGGAAATTTAGAAACTGTTACTGCTGGAAAAGAAAATGGCGGGTATACAGGTTATCCCTTCTTCAATACACCAAGTTCTTATATAACTGCTTTAAAAGAAGTAGGATTTGATTTGCTAATTACTGCTAATAATCATTCTTTGGACAGAAATGAAAAAGGAATATTAAAAACGATTGATGAAATTAATTCAAGAAATCTTAAATACCTTGGAACATACACATCACAAGGTGACAGGGATTCTATCCGTATTTTTGATGTAAGGGGTATAAAGATTGCAATACTCGCATATTCTTATGGTACAAACGGAAATCCTATCCCAATAGGAAAAGATTATCTTATAAATCTTATAGATTATAAATTGTTAGAGAAAGATATTCTATCCGCAAAATCAAATGGGGCAGATTTAGTTCTTGTTCATTATCATTTTGGAGAAGAGTACAAGCGCGAGCCTGTTCAATTTCAAAAAGAAGTTGTAAATAAAACTATTGAACTTGGTGCAGATATAATTATTGGGGGCCATCCACACGTTTTACAACCAGTAAACTTCTTTAAAACAAATAATGCAAAACTTGATTCGGGATTTGTTGCTTACTCAATGGGAAATTTTTTCTCAAATCAGCAAGCCAGATACAAAGATGCTGGAATAATACTTACAATTAAAATTATAAAAAATATAGTTAAGAATAAATTTGAGATAAACGAAGTTAGCTACTTGCCAACGTGGGTGTTTAAAGGGAATACTTCTAACGGTAACGAATATGTTCTTATTCCAGCAACAAGCGTTTATGATACAACAATTAATTTATCAAAATCAGAAAATGTAAAAATGAATCAGGCATTTGATGATACACGTTACATAATTACAAAGTACACAAAAAATTCTAAACTAAGAGAGTTCAGAGATCCTAATTGAAAAATAAATCGGCACTTGGATTAATATTTTTAACTGTGTTTATTGATTTACTTGGTTTTGGAATTCTCATCCCGATTCTTCCATCATTTTCAGTTAAAGAACTTCATATAGATGAAGCTGCAATCGGAATAGCAATAGCAATTTATTCGTTTGTACAATTTTTATTTAATCCGGTATTGGGTAAAATATCTGATAAATATGGTAGAAAACCTGTGATTGTGGGTTGTTTACTTTTAAATGCACTGGGTTATATTGTTTTTTCATTTACCCATTCCTACGCAATGCTTTTAGCTTCTAGAATTATAGCTGGAATTGGTGGAAGTAGCATCGGAGTTGCACAAGCTTACATTGCTGATGTAACAACAAGATCAGAAAGATCAAAAGGTATGGGGTTAATTGGCGCAGCGTTTGGTCTTGGATTTGTATTTGGACCATTAATGGGTGGATTGTTATCTCCATACGGTTATGCTGTAACTGGCTATGTTGCTGCAGGATTTTCTTCTTTGGCATTTCTATCTACTATCTTTTTTCTACCTGAATCATTAAAAAAGAATGTCACAAATGAATCATCACAGCCGTTCCGAAAAAGAAAATTGTTTGATTTTGCTGCGATGAAAAAAATATTACAAAAACCAGATCTTGCAGTATTAATTTTATTGTTTTTTATTCTCACTTTTTCATTTGCAAATATTTACGGCACGTTTGCTCTGCTCGGATTAAAAGTTTATGGCTTTACAGATATGCAGAATGGTTATATGTTTGGCATTGTTGGACTAACTTCAGCAATTGTTCAGGGTGGATTGATTGGAAGAATAAACAAACTAATGTCTAAAAAAATGATACTTATTATAGGTTCTTTTGTAATAATGGTTGCACTTGCAATGGTGCCTTATGCAGGAACATTTTTGGGACTAGCCATTGTATCGATTATTTTATCCTATGGAACCGGAACATTTCAGCCCACTGTGTTAAGTTTAATTTCTGAAGTAACATCTGAAGCAGAGCAGGGAATTACACTCGGATTGAACCAATCGCTTGCATCTTTTGCAAGAGTTTTAGGTCCACTTTGGGGTGGTTTTGCATTTGAATATTTAGGTTATCCTTTTCCATTTTTAACAGGTGCTGCATTTACAGGAGTTATTTTTTTATTAGCGGTTTTTTATTTACCAAAAAAGATTAAGTTAGATTAGAAAAAATTATTTGATAGTATGTTCAAAGTAGGAAAAGTTGAAATAGATAAAGCAATACTTCTTGCACCAATGGAAGACGTAACAGATATTTCTTTTCGTTTGGTGTGTAGGGAATTAGGTGCCGATGTCGTTTACACAGAATTTGTAAACTCCGAAGGATTAGTTCGTTCAAATCAAAAGACACACAATAAACTAAAAATAATTGAGAAAGAACGACCGGTTGGAATTCAGATTTATGGCGGCAGTATTGAATCAATGGTTGCCGCAGCTAAAATTGCAGAAGCTGAAAATCCTGATATGATAGATATTAATGCTGGCTGCTGGGTAAAAAATGTTGTTGGGTGCGGTGCCGGTTCAGCATTATTAAAAGATATTCCATACCTAACACAACTTGTAAAATCAGTTGTTGATTCAGTTGATCTTCCTGTTACCGTTAAAACTAGAATTGGCTGGGATAATAGTTCAATTCAAATTGTGGAGGTTGCAAAACGTCTTGAGGATGTTGGAATAAAAGCATTAACAGTTCATTGTAGAACACGCGTTATGGGACACAGCGGCAATGCCGATTGGAGCTGGATTCCAAAAGTTAAAGAGGCTGTTTCTATTCCGATTGCTTTAAACGGAAATGTTATGGACGCGAGCGACGTTAAACAAGCTTTTAATGAAACCAATGCTGATGCCGTTATGATCGCTCGTGGTGCGATTGGAAATCCATGGATTTTTCTTGAGGCAAAACAACTTTTAGAAAAAGGATACATCACAACAAAGATTGATGATGAAATGAAAATAAATACTTGTTTACGTCATCTGGATTTAGCAATTGGTATTAAAGGTGAACGCAGAGCCGTGATTGAACATAGAAAATTTTATTCGGGTTATTTAAAAGGAATGCATCACGCTTCAAAAATTAGAAATGAATTAATGCAGCATCTTGAATACAATCCTGTGCGGGATGTTTTATTAAGATATTCAGATGAACTAAAAAAACTTGAGTACTCACTTTAAAACTCTTCTCCATTTTTGAGAATAAATTTGTCTAAAGAAACCACAAATAAATTTGCAAGAATTATTTCTACACTTTTTGTTCCACCGGCGTTTACAATAATTTATTTTTCCATATTTGCATTTGAGTTTGAAATTGAATCAACTAAACGAATTGCGACAATTTTAGTCGCACTTGTATTTGGATTTATAGCGCCAATTGTACTTTTCTTAATCCTTCGAAATAAAGGTAAACTTGCTGATCAAGATGCATCTATTAAAGAAGAACGAACGTTTCCATTTTTAATTGCGATTGTATTCTATCTCACCGGATTGTTTTTTATGATAAAATTTGGGCTCAATATCATTTCAATCGCTTTTTGGTTTTGTTATATTTCAAACACAATAATTACAATTTTTATTAACAAATATTGGAAAATTAGCGCTCATGCAATGGGTGCAACAGGACCATTTGCTGCTATAGTTTTTACCTTTGGATGGATTGGAATTTTAATGTTACCAATTGTAATACTTGTTGGATGGTCGAGAATTAAATTAAAATGTCATACTTTGCCTCAAGTTTTAGCAGGAAGTTTGCTCGCATTTTTTTCAGTATATGTTCAAATGAGTATGATTGTTAATTATTTGTTTAAATAAAATCGTGACAAGAGATTAGAACAAAAGAAATATTATGATAAATCAACATCAACGTACTTTTAAAGAAGAAGCAGAAAAAGCAAATAAAGATTTAGGCAAAAGACCCGATTGGTTAAAAGTTAGATTACCAATTGGTGAAAATTATTCTGATGTAAAAAATCTTATGCGCAAACAAAAACTTAATACAGTTTGCGAAGAAGCTAAATGTCCAAATATTTCAGAATGCTGGAATCATCGCACTGCAACTTTTATGATTCTTGGTGATACTTGCACTCGAAGCTGTGGTTTTTGCAATATTAAAGTTGGAATTCCAAATGAGCTTGATATTGAGGAACCAAAACGTGTTGTGGATTCTGTTGTGGAATTGAATTTACGCCACGTTGTAATAACATCTGTTAATAGAGATGAACTAAAAGACGGTGGTGCAAATATTTTCAAAGAATGTGTTAGATTAATTCGTGAACAAAAACCCGATTGTACTATTGAAATTCTAATTCCCGATTTTAAAGGTGAAACAGAATCCTTTGAGATAATCATGCAAAATCCACCGGATATTTTAAATCATAATATGGAAACTGTTCCAAGACTTTATCACGCTGTTCGCCCCCAAGCGAAGTATGAAAGAAGTTTGGACTTGATAAAATGGTTTAAATCTAAAAATCTCAAAACAAAAAGCGGAATTATGGTTGGTATTGGTGAAAAACCGGAAGAAATTTTAGATTTGATGAGAGATTTAGTTAAAAGTGGATGCGATATTTTAACAATTGGACAATATTTACAGCCAACCAAATTGCATTTACCTGTGGATAGATTTGTTAATCCGGATGAATTTAAAATTTATAAAGAAGAGGGATTAAAAATAGGCTTTAAAATTGTAGAATCATCACCCTTAGTTAGAAGTTCATATCATGCTGACGAACATGCAAGAGCTATTTTTAATGTATGATTAATAACGATTTATTTATACGAATTTTAATTTATTCTTAAGATAAATCTGCGTATTTTAACGCTTCAAAATTCACTCAAGTTTACTATTTAAATTATTTTACTTAATGAAATTAAAATCTACTTTTTCAATTATTCTGCTGCTCTTATCTTTTTCAATTCCTTCAATTGCACAAGAAAATCAGTACAATCTTAACAAAATATTGGATGATGATAATTCCAAATTTACTAATGTTGGAAATATTGCATTAACACTTACTAATTTTGGAATGTATGGCAACGGTTTTGCACTTTGGCCTAATCAGCCAAGCTGCGAGTACCCAATTGGAAGTGGAATTGAACATCTTTTTGGAGGAGGATTGTGGATTGGTGGTATTATAAGAGGTAATACTGAACCTTATGTTACAACAGCCTCAATTGATGCTGCATCAATTTCTGCATCAAGAGGCGGAGGCTTTGAATACACAAATGGAGTTGGGCAAAAAATCATTGAACGTTCCTCATTATTTGATTCACCTTATTACAGCCCATCTGCAATTTCACATCAAGATTTTATTGCCGATTATACGGATACAAATATTGTTTATCTGAATGGTGAGCCTATTACAGATCATCATCCGCTTGGAATTGTTGTTCATCAAGAATCTTATGCATGGGATTTTG
It includes:
- a CDS encoding polyprenyl synthetase family protein, encoding MSKLSLKEISHPIKSEIDRFDDIFKAALRSNVGLVDLVARYIIRQKGKKIRPLLVLLSAKISGGVTERTYRGATLVELLHTATLIHDDVVDDADKRRGMWSINALFKNKVAVLMGDYLLSRGLMISVDGKDYDFLGVTTNAVKRMSEGELLQIQKTRKLDIDEETYFKVISDKTASLLETCCAIGAMSTTENKEQIEAMRNFGHSLGMSFQIRDDILDYEGKSNLIGKPVGGDIKEKKITLPLIYSLNNVSKTEASRIRKLLKNGNDNLKVKEIMKFVKDNNGIEYALKVAQKYSDQAKNALNIFPDSETKISMQVLVDFVTSRKN
- a CDS encoding universal stress protein, which encodes METTINKVLVPIDFSDYSKSALKYAVNFAKSFNAEVILVYVVEPIIYPPDFSMGQIAMPSINTDWDNRAKEELDKLAKNEITGPNKVKTILKTGKPFVEIIETAKEENVDLIIIATHGHSGVEHILFGSTAEKVVRKAPCPVLTLREPIKGFDYKEGTKKS
- a CDS encoding cyclic nucleotide-binding domain-containing protein translates to MEKEKTAHSSFWVNFFNSPTEETDLKNSLKSIPLFKDLTKRDLSSLISIMHNRTFVTGEMIFNQGDPGIGLYIIREGEVEIEREIDDNDKKVLATFSKGDFFGELALVDGEKRSASAIAKIPSKVSVIFKPDLDEFIEKYPRKGIKILTGISTVIALRLRKLNEDYFDIKFSLTDKKGKQDGNNN
- a CDS encoding 1-(5-phosphoribosyl)-5-[(5-phosphoribosylamino)methylideneamino] imidazole-4-carboxamide isomerase, which encodes MSAIKKHLLVIPSIDIHNRKTVRVVQGIPELDCKEYGDDPVEMAMIWRAENAKMLHVVDFNGAFDHSKVNHDIIKNLCSSVIIPIEFAGGIRSIEDAEAVFDLGVHRIAINTMALENRTEFLKLFDKFGPTKIVLSIDILNGELVTRGRQKKSGFNYLSFTKEMVDLGIDRCIVTDVSRNGVMQGPNIALSKEIAEHSKIKVTHSGGVRNKDELLDLQLLLAIGVDSVIIGTAFYENRFPCQKLWRVAESGLFN
- a CDS encoding acyl-CoA dehydrogenase family protein; this encodes MDFNLTDDQKMLKGLVKEFVDGEVRPLAQKIDEDEEIPNHLIKKIAEMGFLGIAFPEKYGGGGFGEFGYCLLQEEMTRACNSTATFIGAHQSIGTNAIYIGGSEEIKRKYLPQLTSGEKIAAFVLTEPGAGSDTFNLSTKAELKGDKWIINGSKVWITNAGIANVFSVFARTDKGISGFVVDADTPGIIIGLKEKKLGIRGSVTNTITFENVEVPKENLLGLDGKGFLIAMKTLDAGRIGLGAGCLGASKELLELSTVFAKQRKQFGSAISKFQAVQFMLAEISAKIYPMESIVYRTANNYDLKKDIANEAAIVKLFCSESMTEIADKAVQIHGGMGFSRELPLERYYRDARILKIFEGTNEIQKMIIGRYAIKDNGEWKVDE
- a CDS encoding prolyl oligopeptidase family serine peptidase; this encodes MNKDFRLKTKEGDFLNISVYGIENIKSSPCLIFVHGFKGFKDWGFFPYAAKRFADKGFFVLSFNFSHNGVDHHGFDFNCLDKFAKNTVSLEVSELVQVIKAYHKGFFAKNIFGKVGLIGHSRGGGVVLLSSLIDEVDAYVVWSSVAKFDRYTERQKKEWSKAGFYEALNSRTNQMMRMNVDLLEDIEKNKNSSLSIENAVKDLHKPLLIVHGEQDLTVPFEEGEQIFNWSDKSISKFELITAAGHTFDIVHPFAGSNNKFDMVVSKTQDFLDKAFTFN
- a CDS encoding 4Fe-4S dicluster domain-containing protein — protein: MQLKNIIFIIVFLATFGFFAYSVNNLIKYLKVAKKKDDRFDNVPARLKRVWNIAFAQTKLLRDPVAGTLHFLIFWGFVLFIFAVLETIIQGFYSQFSLSILGPVYALITVVQDLFGLLVILSIIFSLYRRFILKIPRLDVDKHGKFDAAFILLLIMFIVVAMYGQNAAGIANNGMSYHASELRPVSAFISGLFFSGQTSTTVLLYEFFWWMHIILIFAFLNYLPYSKHLHVLSSIPNVFFANLDPVRNTIKKLNLDDENADTFGVADIDQFSWKQILDGYSCTECGRCTSVCPANTVGKLLSPREIIVDIRKRTLDKAPFLVEGKTEGELFEKTLVHNYIPDSVLWECTTCMACVQECPVMIEHVDSIVDMRRNLVLTESEFPAGLNPVFKSLETNFSPWAFNPADRAEWAEGMNIKSMADDKDGEILFWVGCAGSFDDRYKKVSKAFATIMQKAGVNFRILGTEEKCNGDTARRLGNEYLAQMMMQENVEVLNNYGVKKIVTACPHCFHSLKNEYPQFGGNFEVKHHTQFIEELLSDGKIQLKKETEKHKVTYHDSCYLGRYNEVYDSPRKSLTEVAGIDLVEMERNKSRGFCCGAGGGRMFLEDESGGRINEERAKEALSTNADTIASACPFCMTMMTDGVKHFEKSEEVAVKDIAEIILENIN
- a CDS encoding histone H1, with product MEKFDQLVQFVQSLEGDFQKFYVKEQAAAGTRVRKGLSDLRKLCQEIRNDVQDVKAARKAPKA